In the genome of Drosophila subpulchrella strain 33 F10 #4 breed RU33 chromosome 2L, RU_Dsub_v1.1 Primary Assembly, whole genome shotgun sequence, one region contains:
- the LOC119547437 gene encoding vacuolar protein sorting-associated protein 54 codes for MATTRSAGDAATSVESGSGPGSAGFRKLSTASGGGIAGGAAPSWQSCYYCTREHFKTISDFVNHLRNRHCTREGGSFVCRYGFNGVCASLPLDGVSDRDYDAHVAKYHVNQHTREMPPEWGVYSAAQNLPAVLNDPSRGKQSNLFTKKWGEHFVERSHVPPSPRLPDITHADFSVYLGSIGKRYRWHERRQQQLERDKPLENGAQGTPGPGSGGQTPTHFSSVPEIFLKSQLQLHNPATFKQVFPNYMQTSASSPETHQQTGRQLQEQLSQYLDMVEVKIAQQVSQKSAAFFHAMTTQHAILAEMEQAADQVRQLRAALAQLHSHSVVDSFKVLRFAQRRQHYNLTLDKLRLMATVHKTQPMLQLLLGTQDYVAALDLIGTTQEILSAELLGIHCFKHLPMQLSEMEKLIDKMLTTEFERYAAADLNRPLTDALRETDSVCAEEDKLVAIVMGLLRKQNFSFVQAYQQEAIATIRAIIKQLLIEVLARSDSDQEISLTGHGEQALELTLPEWIALLQRSSQALVSILERIKTVVGIMQQTADAAVGAQDAVNLIDSEAFLSPGHHEQLKSQLQHLQQAVCHYCHERCANIVSPQSLEKSSASEQELSQLSEIVEQFGETTRSICGVASVPLQLALKVQASRYAQRFHSERKQKLSLLLDQERWRQVDIPQEFQRIIERMAAGDYAKPEMSNLISNGAGNPVLLVEGKQPYTLVSASLMLIRMLYEYGGSAHRLPLLASYHARNVVDLLRCFNSRSCQLIIGAGAMRVAGLKTITSTNLALVSRALQLVLWLLPKLREHFQAMSGYEAIERDYHGHIKEIENKIHGIVSERLAAQLEAWDARPPIPSQTFRHISRHLVKLHEAIAGVLPEAQIHEIYGVVHRNFKDKMREQLLKLNVNNNGGPQHGVVTSELTFYMETLRTLKALPADQLDNGILEEIWLY; via the exons ATGGCCACGACAAGGTCCGCCGGAGATGCCGCCACGTCCGTTGAGTCCGGATCGGGACCGGGGAGCGCCGGCTTCAGGAAGCTGTCCACGGCCAGTGGCGGTGGAATCGCCGGAGGAGCGGCGCCCAGCTGGCAAAGCTGCTACTACTGCACCAGGGAGCACTTCAAGACCATCAGCGACTTTGTCAA TCACCTACGCAATCGTCACTGCACCCGCGAGGGCGGCTCCTTCGTGTGTCGCTATGGCTTCAATGGAGTATGCGCCTCCCTGCCACTGGACGGAGTCTCGGACCGCGACTACGACGCCCATGTGGCCAAGTACCATGTCAACCAGCACACCCGCGAGATGCCTCCCGAATGGGGAGTCTACTCGGCCGCCCAGAACCTGCCAGCAGTGCTCAATGATCCCTCGCGCGGCAAGCAGAGCAACCTGTTCACCAAAAAGTGGGGCGAGCACTTTGTGGAGCGCAGTCATGTCCCACCATCGCCCCGTTTGCCGGATATAACCCATGCGGACTTTTCCGTATATCTGGGCAGCATCGGGAAGCGATATCGCTGGCACGAGCGCCGTCAGCAGCAACTGGAGCGCGATAAACCGCTGGAGAATGGAGCACAAGGAACACCTGGACCGGGAAGTGGTGGTCAGACACCCACGCACTTCAGTTCGGTGCCCGAGATCTTTCTTAAATCACAGCTTCAGCTACATAACCCGGCCACCTTCAAGCAGGTGTTTCCCAATTACATGCAAACCTCTGCTTCCAGTCCGGAAACCCACCAGCAAACTGGGCGCCAGCTGCAGGAACAGCTGAGTCAGTACCTGGACATGGTGGAGGTGAAAATTGCACAGCAGGTTTCGCAGAAATCAGCTGCATTCTTTCACGCCATGACCACACAGCATGCTATTTTGGCTGAGATGGAGCAGGCAGCGGATCAAGTGCGTCAGTTAAGGGCAGCCCTGGCCCAACTCCACAGCCACTCGGTTGTGGACAGCTTCAAAGTGCTGCGTTTTGCCCAACGAAGACAGCACTACAACCTTACACTAGACAAGCTCCGACTGATGGCCACCGTGCACAAGACCCAACCGATGCTACAGCTTCTCCTGGGCACACAGGACTATGTGGCTGCCCTGGATTTGATAGGAACCACTCAGGAGATCCTTTCCGCCGAACTCCTTGGCATTCACTGCTTCAAGCACCTGCCCATGCAGCTAAGCGAGATGGAGAAGCTTATCGACAAGATGCTAACCACGGAATTTGAACGCTATGCTGCCGCGGATCTCAATCGACCGCTGACGGATGCCCTCCGTGAGACGGACAGCGTTTGCGCCGAGGAGGATAAACTGGTTGCCATCGTGATGGGTCTGCTGCGGAAGCAGAACTTTTCCTTTGTCCAGGCCTACCAGCAAGAAGCCATTGCCACCATTCGAGCCATCATAAAACAACTGTTGATTGAGGTTTTGGCGCGCAGTGACAGCGATCAAGAAATCAGCTTAACGGGTCACGGGGAGCAGGCCTTGGAGCTCACCCTGCCCGAGTGGATTGCCCTCCTGCAACGCTCCAGTCAGGCCTTGGTTTCTATTCTCGAacgcattaaaactgtagtgGGTATAATGCAGCAAACAGCGGACGCAGCTGTGGGAGCCCAGGATGCGGTGAATCTGATAGATTCGGAAGCCTTTCTGAGTCCTGGACACCACGAGCAATTAAAGTCCCAGCTGCAGCACCTCCAACAGGCCGTCTGCCATTACTGCCATGAGCGTTGTGCCAATATTGTTTCCCCTCAGAGCCTGGAAAAGAgttcggcgagtgagcaggaGCTCTCCCAACTCTCTGAGATTGTGGAACAGTTTGGCGAGACCACGAGGAGCATTTGTGGAGTGGCCAGTGTGCCTCTTCAGTTAGCCTTAAAAGTCCAGGCCTCGCGATACGCTCAAAGATTCCATTCAGAACGGAAACAGAAGTTGTCTTTACTTCTGGATCAGGAGCGCTGGCGCCAGGTGGATATTCCGCAAGAGTTTCAGAGGATAATAGAACGAATGGCCGCCGGGGATTATGCAAAACCGGAGATGAGTAATCTGATAAGCAATGGCGCAGGCAATCCCGTGCTTCTGGTGGAAGGTAAACAGCCGTACACTTTGGTCAGCGCTTCGCTGATGCTCATCCGAATGCTGTATGAATACGGAGGTAGTGCCCATAGGTTGCCATTGCTAGCCAGCTATCATGCCCGGAATGTGGTGGACCTACTGCGGTGTTTCAACTCACGAAGCTGCCAACTCATCATCGGAGCAGGCGCCATGCGGGTGGCTGGCCTAAAGACCATTACTAGCACCAACCTGGCACTCGTTTCCCGAGCACTCCAACTAGTTCTTTGGCTGCTGCCCAAGCTGAGGGAGCACTTCCAGGCGATGAGTGGATACGAGGCCATCGAGCGGGACTACCATGGTCACATCAAAGAGATCGAAAACAAGATACACGGGATAGTATCCGAGAGGTTAGCAGCTCAGCTGGAAGCCTGGGATGCCCGACCACCAATACCTTCTCAGACCTTCCGTCACATCTCCCGTCATCTGGTGAAACTCCACGAGGCCATCGCCGGAGTGCTGCCGGAGGCACAGATCCACGAGATCTACGGCGTGGTGCATCGAAACTTCAAGGACAAGATGCGGGAACAACTGCTCAAGTTGAATGTGAACAACAATGGGGGTCCGCAGCATGGAGTGGTGACTTCGGAGTTGACCTTCTACATGGAGACGCTGCGCACACTGAAAGCCCTGCCCGCCGATCAGCTGGACAACGGTATTCTGGAGGAGATCTGGCTTTACTGA
- the LOC119547524 gene encoding uncharacterized protein LOC119547524 — translation MSSYISPYKSSCIYCSDEVSVCSFLGYRSRIPVDKSLARSNSCSSEDSGTENASSKRACPSQRSRQSKKSKSTLKCSSFKKPAKCQKQRPNPAVTKALQQKRKLNKESESCSPEPLFKAVILREMIRLGRQPKSTFGKAAKSARSSRKCAPKRSCKAENLSENPANLMEMLFGAQENAIENAVEFESLSSLITNEVPRTPSFEHEVQVHNQDYPQQMENLGSANTEFESSLMDLDEESAWTAPHYILEEPDSASDNNSSELKSTMSSQHNIST, via the exons ATGTCGAGTTATATAAGTCCATACAAAAGTAGTTGCATTTACTGTAGCGATGAAGTGTCGGTATGCTCTTTCCTGGGATATCGGTCCAGAATTCCTGTAGACAAGTCATTGGCCAGGTCGAACTCTTGCAGTTCCGAAGATTCGGGTACTGAAAACGCCTCCTCAAAAAGGGCTTGTCCTAGTCAAAGGTCACGTCAATCGAAGAAGTCCAAAAGTACTCTTAAATGTTCTTCCTTTAAGAAGCCTGCGAAATGTCAAAAACAACGACCAAATCCGGCTGTTACAAAAGCCTTGCAGCAGAAAAGAAAGCTTAACAAAGAATCGGAGAGTTGTTCCCCAGAGCCTCTTTTTAAAGCTGTTATTTTGCGAGAGATGATCAGGCTTGGAAGACAACCAAAATCAACATTTGGAAAGGCTGCAAAGAGCGCTCGGTCTAGTAGAAAATGCGCCCCAAAAAGATCGTGTAAAGCTGAGAATCTGTCAGAGAATCCTGCGAATCTAAT GGAAATGCTGTTTGGAGCTCAGGAAAATGCAATTGAAAATGCCGTAGAATTCGAATCATTATCATCATTAATCACAAATGAGGTGCCAAGGACACCTTCTTTCGAGCACGAGGTCCAGGTGCATAACCAAGACTATCCGCAACAAATGGAAAACTTAGGCTCAGCAAATACTGAATTTGAGTCGTCTTTGATGGATTTAGACGAGGAGTCGGCTTGGACAGCACCACACTATATTTTGGAAGAACCAGATTCAGCATCAGACAATAATTCCAGCGAACTCAAATCTACCATGAGTAGTCAACATAACATTTCTACATAA
- the LOC119547523 gene encoding alpha-(1,3)-fucosyltransferase B — translation MRLARRYLAVALGIWLTILFFCYDKINLDNSKHDSPVELVWWSRDMTWSHDEVRQCGIHTCRISNKRSRLPMSRGVLFYGSNVKTGDFPLPRNKHQVWALLHEESPRNAPFVSNVEFLRHFHFTSTFSRFSNFPLTTQYLPSGQALTSKDYYVPFAGKSKYAYRPSPSVVFLQSDCDTMSGREDYVKELMKHLSIDSYGSCLRNKDLPESLQKDYLNNLYSPELLRFLSEYKFMIAFENAACPDYITEKFWRPLIMGVIPIYFGSPTIKDWQPNKKSAVYVNDFPNPRELAKFLTELGENHIKYDSYRQHKLNWRNPISNKNLLHNLITRRYHIGDSSPGASLFEKFECAVCYHVINTARDVMADSRHYNCPLEPEYAHLEDGKMPQNVADWRSMMEVGQCQAKILDELIRRNHSFNEADFEAELNRRMESNQCK, via the exons ATGCGGCTGGCACGACGCTACCTGGCAGTAGCGCTCGGCATTTGGCTGACCATTCTGTTCTTCTGCTACGACAAAATCAACCTCGACAATTCCAAGCACGACAGTCCTGTGGAGCTGGTTTGGTGGTCCAGGGACATGACCTGGAGCCACGACGAGGTGCGCCAGTGCGGCATCCACACTTGCCGCATCTCCAACAAGCGCAGCCGCCTTCCGATGTCCCGG GGCGTTCTGTTCTACGGCTCCAATGTGAAGACGGGGGACTTCCCGCTTCCGCGTAACAAGCATCAAGTATGGGCCCTACTCCATGAAGAATCTCCTAGAAATGCTCCGTTTGTGTCCAATGTAGAGTTCCTGCGGCACTTTCACTTCACCTCCACCTTCAGCCGCTTCAGCAACTTTCCACTGACCACGCAGTACTTGCCCAGTGGCCAGGCACTCACCTCGAAGGACTACTATGTTCCGTTTGCTGGAAAGTCCAAATATGCCTATCGTCCGTCTCCATCGGTGGTGTTCCTCCAAAGCGACTGCGATACGATGTCTGGAAGGGAGGATTACGTGAAGGAGCTAATGAAGCACCTCTCGATTGATTCATACGGCAGCTGCCTGCGAAACAAAGATCTGCCTGAAAG CCTGCAGAAGGACTACTTGAATAATCTTTATTCACCGGAGTTGCTGCGTTTCCTGTCCGAGTACAAGTTTATGATTGCCTTCGAAAATGCTGCCTGTCCAGACTACATTACCGAAAAGTTCTGGCGTCCTTTGATCATGGGAGTGATTCCCATTTACTTTGGCTCGCCCACAATTAAA GACTGGCAGCCGAATAAGAAGTCTGCTGTTTATGTAAACGACTTTCCCAACCCGCGGGAGTTGGCCAAGTTTTTGACTGAATTGGGGGAAAATCATATTAAGTACGATTCGTATCGCCAGCATAAACTGAATTGGCGCAACCCCATCTCCAACAAGAATCTGCTCCACAACCTTATCACGCGTCGTTACCACATTGGCGATTCGTCTCCGGGAGCATCACTCTTTGAAAAGTTTGAGTGTGCGGTCTGTTACCATGTGATCAACACCGCCAGGGACGTAATGGCCGACTCTCGTCACTACAACTGCCCCCTGGAACCGGAATATGCTCATCTGGAGGATGGAAAGATGCCACAGAATGTCGCCGACTGGCGATCCATGATGGAGGTGGGCCAGTGTCAAGCAAAGATACTCGACGAGTTGATCCGCCGAAACCACAGCTTCAATGAAGCTGACTTTGAGGCTGAACTTAACCGGAGGATGGAGAGTAATCAATGCAAATAA
- the LOC119547526 gene encoding fat body protein 2 gives MFDWTGKNVVYVGSFSGIGWQMMMQLMQKDIKMMGIMHRMENVEMMKKLQAMNPSVKVVFMQMNLMEKMSIDQAMKKMGQLMGHIDVMINGESVLLDKDVETTMGMNLTGMIHSTMMAMPYMDKTQMGMGGMVVMMSSVYGLEPSPAFAVYAAAMHGILGFTRSMGDKMIYQKTGVMFMAMCPGLTNSEMMMNLRDNVTWHHSESMVEAIESAKRQMPEEAALQMIHAMEMMKNGSMWLVNMGQLKEVMPTMHWQM, from the exons ATGTTCGACTGGACCGGTAAGAATGTTGTCTACGTTGGCAGCTTCAGCGGCATAGGCTGGCAGATGATGATGCAGCTGATGCAGAAGGACATCAAGATGATGGGCATCATGCATCGCATGGAGAACGTCGAGATGATGAAGAAGCTGCAGGCCATGAACCCCTCCGTTAAGGTGGTCTTCATGCAAATGAACCTCATGGAGAAGATGTCGATCGATCAGGCGATGAAGAAAATGGGCCAGCTGATGGGCCACATCGATGTGATGATCAATGGCGAGAGTGTGCTGCTCGACAAGGATGTGGAAACGACGATGGGCATGAACCTG ACTGGCATGATCCACTCGACGATGATGGCGATGCCCTACATGGACAAGACTCAGATGGGCATGGGCGGCATGGTGGTCATGATGTCCTCCGTTTATGGATTGGAACCCTCTCCCGCCTTTGCCGTTTATGCTGCCGCCATGCACGGCATCCTGGGATTCACCCGCTCCATGGGCGATAAGATGATCTACCAGAAGACCGGTGTCATGTTCATGGCCATGTGCCCGGGCCTCACCAACAGCGAGATGATGATGAACCTGCGCGACAACGTCACCTGGCACCATTCCGAGTCCATGGTGGAGGCCATTGAGAGCGCCAAGCGCCAAATGCCGGAAGAGGCTGCCCTGCAGATGATCCACGCGATGGAGATGATGAAGAACGGCAGCATGTGGCTTGTCAACATGGGTCAGCTCAAGGAGGTCATGCCCACGATGCACTGGCAGATGTAA
- the LOC119548065 gene encoding 40S ribosomal protein S28 — protein MSQPVASKARVIKILNRIGARGILTEVRVQLVDQPRMQFMRTVKGPVRLGDIVDFEDTEITWQASSRSNSNFGDIC, from the coding sequence ATGTCTCAACCTGTCGCGTCGAAGGCTCGTGTCATTAAGATCCTCAACCGCATTGGAGCCCGTGGCATACTAACTGAAGTCCGAGTGCAGTTGGTTGATCAACCCAGGATGCAATTTATGAGGACTGTTAAGGGTCCTGTGCGTCTTGGAGACATTGTGGATTTTGAGGACACCGAAATAACTTGGCAAGCTTCAAGcaggagcaacagcaacttCGGTGATATTTGCTAG
- the LOC119548753 gene encoding L-ascorbate oxidase, translating into MSRPTITTTTSKTNNKMRVDNSRLTELSRLTVVLTALLQFVSHANGLQTVSESAVDNTICLYQEHNTTHRKEIGAVWFASNDPCVVYSCAAGVAKDPQAHIVATQVDCNEFYCEVGSELRIVEGSCCGECVRTHCQHNHTLYAVGESWHNDADCTLIECGRLDNGQIVMNTYQRNCPELTEECPPSRLEERNCCPYCRPLKTARIEELQDIGEETTDDIWTAEWYQNHPCNRDCQVGAEPMTCRYNFVVEWYQTFSKACYDCPRNLTDCSRPHCVMGDGLERSITVVNRMMPGPSIEVCEGDQIVVDVKNHLLGESTSIHWHGLHQKKTPYMDGVPHITQCPITPHATFRYSFPADLSGTHFWHSHTGMQRGDGVFGALIIRKPKTAEPHGGLYDFDLSEHVMVVQDWIHDTGASIFSYHHHSRGDNKPHNLLINGRGRYYNRIWAEAKQTHRRAEERTTQPLEPLPKSQVDFVQTLPRQARLAKANTTKLFPVNSRQKRGNLNEIPLELVPHQVYTVRRGFRYRFRIINAEYLNCPIVVSVDGHNLTAINSDGYDIEAMDVGSIVTYSGERFDFVLNANLEVGNYWIRLKGLMDCSEVFTSAFQVAILRYEGAPDEEPTAELSYGHKAEGIELNVMNRGPGYPDTKTVAEMRALPIYDHVSGIDHDTLKPEADYKFFIYYDFYTKNNPDFHDKDLYAMEMEMTQQNRLYTPQLNHITLDFPSMALLPSRSQLKDSDFCNETSLMEQGIDCRKEFCKCHHVLQVPLGAVVEMIIVDEGFQYYANHPFHLHGNAFRVMGLERLGENVTIEMIKQLDQFNLLKRNLDNPPVKDTVTVPDGGYTIIRFEASNPGYWLFHCHIEFHAEIGMALVFKVGNDDQMVPVPENFPTCGDYNPDLRSDGDSTEDLGTSKPTTGTPPNAGGGVSGLAPTLITLMISFMLVKL; encoded by the exons AGCGAATCAGCAG ttGATAACACCATCTGTCTGTACCAAGAACACAATACCACTCACCGCAAGGAGATCGGAGCTGTGTGGTTTGCCTCCAATGATCCTTGTGTGGTCTATTCCTGTGCAGCTGGCGTGGCCAAGGATCCTCAGGCTCATATTGTCGCGACTCAGGTCGATTGCAATGAGTTCTACTGCGAAGTG GGCTCGGAGCTGCGTATTGTCGAGGGCAGCTGTTGTGGGGAGTGTGTGAGGACCCACTGTCAGCACAACCACACCCTATATGCAGTGGGTGAGTCCTGGCATAATGACGCCGATTGCACTCTTATCGAATGCGGACGTCTCGATAATGGACAGATTGTCATGAATACATACCAAAGAAATTGTCCAGAACTAACTGAAGAATGTCCACCTTCGAGATTAGAGGAGCGAAACTGTTGCCCCTACTGCAGACCTCTCAAAACTGCCAGGATTGAGGAACTCCAGGATATCGGAGAGGAGACCACAGATGATATTTGGACCGCTGAATGGTATCAAAATCATCCCTGCAACCGGGATTGTCAGGTGGGAGCCGAGCCCATGACATGTCGTTATAACTTTGTGGTGGAATGGTATCAGACCTTTTCGAAGGCCTGTTACGATTGCCCACGGAATCTTACGGATTGCTCACGACCCCATTGCGTCATGGGTGATGGTCTAGAACGAAGTATCACTGTGGTCAATCGCATGATGCCTGGACCATCGATTGAAGTCTGCGAGGGTGATCAGATTGTGGTGGATGTGAAGAATCACCTGCTGGGGGAGAGCACCTCCATACACTGGCATGGTCTGCACCAGAAGAAGACACCCTATATGGATGGTGTTCCGCACATCACCCAGTGTCCGATCACACCCCATGCCACCTTTAGATATTCCTTTCCCGCTGATCTATCGGGCACTCATTTCTGGCACTCGCACACTGGAATGCAGAGAGGAGATGGTGTTTTCGGGGCACTGATAATCCGAAAACCCAAGACTGCCGAACCCCATGGAGGACTCTATGACTTTGACCTCAGCGAACACGTGATGGTGGTCCAGGATTGGATACACGATACGGGTGCCAGTATCTTTTCCTATCATCATCACTCGAGGGGTGATAACAAACCCCACAATCTGCTTATAAATGGCAGAGGTCGGTATTACAACCGCATTTGGGCGGAAGCCAAGCAAACTCATCGCAGAGCTGAGGAGAGGACCACGCAGCCCCTGGAGCCACTGCCCAAATCGCAGGTGGATTTTGTTCAAACTCTACCAAGACAAGCTCGCCTTGCCAAAGCCAATACCACAAAACTCTTTCCGGTAAATTCGAGGCAAAAGAGGGGTAATCTCAATGAGATACCCCTGGAACTAGTACCCCATCAGGTCTACACAGTTAGAAGAGGCTTCCGTTATCGCTTCAGGATTATAAATGCAGAGTACCTTAACTGCCCCATTGTGGTTTCTGTAGATGGTCATAACCTAACAGCAATTAACTCAGATGGATACGATATCGAGGCAATGGATGTGGGCTCAATTGTTACCTATTCCGGCGAACGATTCGATTTTGTGCTAAATGCCAATCTTGAGGTGGGAAATTATTGGATTCGACTAAAGGGTCTGATGGACTGCAGTGAAGTCTTTACCTCCGCCTTTCAAGTGGCCATCCTGCGCTATGAGGGAGCCCCGGATGAGGAGCCCACTGCGGAGTTGAGCTATGGCCACAAAGCAGAGGGTATCGAGTTGAATGTAATGAATCGCGGTCCTGGATATCCGGACACCAAAACTGTGGCAGAAATGAGGGCTCTGCCCATCTATGATCATGTGTCGGGCATCGATCACGACACCCTCAAACCGGAGGCAGACTACAAGTTCTTTATCTACTATGACTTTTATACCAAGAACAATCCCGACTTCCACGACAAGGATCTCTATGCCATGGAAATGGAGATGACCCAACAGAACCGACTTTACACACCCCAATTGAATCACATCACCCTGGACTTTCCTTCGATGGCACTTCTTCCCTCAAGGAGTCAGCTCAAGGATTCGGACTTTTGTAACGAAACAAGTTTGATGGAACAAGGTATCGATTGTCGGAAGGAGTTCTGCAAATGCCACCATGTTCTCCAGGTTCCGTTGGGCGCTGTTGTCGAGATGATAATCGTGGATGAGGGATTCCAGTACTACGCCAACCATCCCTTCCATTTGCACGGAAACGCCTTCAGAGTAATGGGATTGGAGCGATTGGGGGAGAATGTTACCATTGAAATG ATCAAACAACTGGATCAATTCAATTTACTCAAACGGAATCTGGACAATCCACCCGTTAAGGACACAGTCACTGTTCCAGATGGTGGCTATACCATCATAAGATTCGAGGCCTCCAATCCCGGCTATTGGCTCTTCCACTGCCACATCGAGTTTCATGCGGAGATTGGCATGGCCCTGGTCTTCAAAGTGGGTAACGACGATCAGATGGTCCCAGTGCCAGAGAACTTCCCCACCTGCGGTGATTATAATCCCGACTTAAGGTCTGATGGAGACAGTACAGAAGATTTGGGAACTAGCAAGCCAACAACAGGAACTCCCCCAAATGCTGGAGGCGGAGTGTCAGGCCTGGCACCCACTTTGATTACTCTGATGATTAGCTTTATGCTGGTGAAACTCTAA
- the LOC119546175 gene encoding uncharacterized protein LOC119546175, with protein MCHTLEAAYKCQGVSLLPLPQSSQSGKIGEGAPEIMQKRAEHEPLRQENEGKLSKLLAFPEDHQYKVMYVKPTFFFRLLVLSLIMEEITSRVEFTNLKCMPVDKDIAEFDYCTLKAINRTYKYVSGKLKLYKIPITKVKVNFGLFKRFNGYKPFLYNQTIDACYFLNHQKSNPVAKYFYDIIRGITNVNHSCPYNHDIVVDRLSTEIVNHHLTKVLAYPDGDYMLESRWILNDIPSAVIQVYVSLS; from the exons ATGTGCCACACGCTCGAGGCGGCCTACAAATGCCAGGGAGTGTCCTTGTTACCCCTGCCGCAGTCCAGTCAGTCAGGGAAAATCGGCGAGGGTGCGCCGGAAATCATGCAAAAACGTGCCGAACACGAGCCGTTGAGGCAGGAAAATGAAGGAAAACTTTCCAAGTTACTGGCA TTTCCCGAAGACCATCAATACAAGGTGATGTACGTCAAGCCGACTTTTTTCTTTCGCTTACTAGTGCTATCTTTAATAATGGAAGAG ATCACTTCGCGAGTGGAGTTCACTAACCTCAAGTGTATGCCTGTGGATAAGGACATTGCCGAATTTGATTATTGCACTCTAAAGGCCATAAATCGTACCTACAAATACGTTTCGGGAAAGCTTAAGCTGTATAAAATTCCAATTACGAAAGTCAAG gttaattttggactgttCAAGCGGTTTAATGGTTACAAACCTTTCCTATACAATCAAACCATAGATGCTTGTTATTTCTTAAACCACCAAAAGTCCAATCCTGTCGCTAAGTATTTTTACGACATTATTAGGGGGATTACGAACGTAAATCATTCCTGTCCTTATAAT CACGATATTGTTGTGGATAGACTTTCCACCGAGATAGTTAACCATCATCTTACGAAAGTGCTTGCCTACCCGGATGGAGATTACATGTTGGAGTCACGATGGATACTCAATGACATACCATCCGCAGTTATCCAAGTCTATGTGTCTCTTTCCTAA
- the LOC119546176 gene encoding cytoplasmic dynein 2 light intermediate chain 1 yields the protein MRLPQIFHTLHKRLQRMFEKNSEGGESATPSIQDIAGRLAEEQQRLRQLEATTMPKERTLLVLGSKCVGKTTAINKFFDREEHATRPTLALEYSFGRRIGSGKAPQVMNVWELGSLDNAEQLLEVPIKTHGLQQLAVFIMLDLSQPQRFWTDLECAYKGLRDTAQKMMQKLTPDLREILEQRTIERVGQQSKENLEPLPFPVVIVGGKYDIFSGFDPVIRKHTCRCLRSMAHLIGGALLFYSHRMPKLAKVLRDTISHMGFGSPAHPFRSHVEDFNEPLCIWFGTDSWSKIGDTGVQSVERIGATFGVEVPQLQLEKQKLQETPDPAKDPGFKESLIDEMRSQKNEELAGLMRDALLRGKFESVQN from the exons ATGCGCTTGCCGCAAATCTTTCACACTTTGCACAAGCGTCTCCAAAGAATGTTTGAAAAGAACAGCGAGGGCGGcgagagtgccacgcccagtATTCAGGATATCGCCGGTCGACTGGCGGAGGAGCAGCAGCGTCTTCGCCAACTGGAGGCCACCACAATGCCCAAGGAACGGACACTTTTGGTCCTGGGTAGCAAGTGTGTG GGAAAGACGACTGCTATAAATAAGTTCTTCGATCGCGAGGAGCACGCCACGCGTCCAACTTTGGCACTGGAATATAGCTTCGGTCGCAGAATCGGTAGTGGAAAGGCACCCCAAGTGATGAATGTTTGGGAACTGGGATCCCTGGACAATGCCGAACAACTGCTGGAGGTTCCCATTAAAACACATGGTCTGCAGCAACTAGCCGTCTTCATAATGTTAGATCTCTCCCAACCACAACGATTTTGGACGGATTTGGAGTGTGCCTACAAGGGATTGAGGGATACGGCGCAGAAGATGATGCAGAAACTGACACCAGATCTCAGGGAAATCCTTGAGCAACGAACAATAGAGCGAGTGGGTCAGCAGAGCAAGGAGAACCTCGAGCCGCTTCCCTTTCCAGTTGTAATTGTGGGTGGAAAGTATGATATTTTTTCTGGTTTCGACCCAGTTATCAGAAAACACACCTGTCGCTGCCTGCGTTCTATGGCTCATCTAATCGGAGGCGCACTGCTATTCTACTCCCACCGGATGCCCAAACTGGCCAAGGTCCTGAGAGACACCATTAGCCACATGGGATTCGGAAGTCCTGCACATCCATTCCGCTCCCATGTTGAGGATTTCAATGAACCACTTTGCATTTGGTTCGGAACAGACAGTTGGTCAAAAATTGGAGATACTGGTGTCCAGAGTGTGGAGCGCATTGGAGCCACGTTCGGTGTGGAAGTGCCGCAGTTGCAGCTGGAAAAGCAGAAGCTACAGGAAACACCAGATCCAGCCAAGGATCCTGGTTTCAAAGAATCCCTCATCGATGAGATGCGATCGCAGAAGAACGAGGAGCTCGCTGGTTTAATGAGAGATGCCTTGCTCCGCGGAAAGTTCGAGAGTGTTCAAAATTAG